A window of Notolabrus celidotus isolate fNotCel1 chromosome 11, fNotCel1.pri, whole genome shotgun sequence contains these coding sequences:
- the kansl2 gene encoding KAT8 regulatory NSL complex subunit 2 isoform X1 encodes MNRIRIHVLPSSRSRVAQTPRPQEPQLCSFTQRPCSHPRLEGFEFCIKHILEDKNAPYKQCSYVSAKNGKRCPNASPKVERKDGVTFCAEHARRNAMALRAQMRKSTSNPSPEVLLSQLSGYNRAETNSADGSRSEASRILEDESLSEEEQVPLVLDQTWRGDPDSDGDSVDSDHEDPLKHAGVYTAEEVALITREKLIRLQSLYIDQFKRLQHLLKEKKRRYLHNRKVEHESLGSSLLTGPEGLSMKERENLKKLKALRRYRRRYGVEALLHRQLRERRQAVTEGAPQPHTRTVYEKCISFVEGTRCTNPCLPMTRHCVSHIYQDSNQVLFKMCPGLKDVPCDRTVHMGQTDDPRCPLHLALPPPMFQPEQEPPPQEPITTASRDMYLSAAELQPTESLPLEFSDDLDVEGDGMQGPPSPLQFDTALALEDQTIRAIAEAPMDILTGEDPDQVDLDASGQELSERDVDSIMDDQVVSEVIGGEEEANDNSLEDVSAATVDAQR; translated from the exons ATGAACCGGATAAGAATCCACGTTTTGCCTTCAAGTCGGAGCCGGGTGGCTCAGACGCCTCGTCCCCAGGAGCCCCAGCTGTGCTCCTTCACGCAGCGGCCGTGCTCTCACCCCCGTCTGGAGGGCTTCGAGTTCTGCATCAAACACATCCTGGAGGACAAGAACGCCCCGTACAAGCAGTGCAGCTATGTCTCTGCCAAGAACGGCAAGCGCTGCCCCAATGCTTCACCTAAGGTCGAGAGGAAAGACGG CGTGACGTTCTGTGCAGAGCATGCTCGCAGAAACGCCATGGCCCTCCGAGCTCAGATGAGGAAGTCTACTTCCAATCCATCCCCAGAGGTACTTCTGTCCCAGCTGAGTGGGTACAACCGTGCAGAGACAAACAGCGCTGACGGGAGCCGGTCTGAAGCTAGCCGTATCCTAG AGGATGAGAGTCTGAGTGAGGAGGAGCAGGTTCCGTTGGTACTAGACCAGACGTGGAGAGGAGACCCTGACAGTGACGGAGACAGTGTGGACAGTGATCATGAAGATCCTCTGAA ACATGCAGGAGTTTACACAGCAGAGGAGGTGGCCCTCATCACTCGAGAAAAGCTCATCAGGCTCCAGTCTCTGTACATCGACCAGTTCAAACGGCTGCAGCACCTGCTCAAGGAGAAGAAGCGTAGATACTTGCATAACCGCAAAGTGGAGCACGAAAGTCTTG GGAGCAGCCTGCTGACAGGACCTGAAGGTCTGTCTatgaaggagagggagaacCTGAAGAAGCTCAAAGCCCTGCGCCGGTACCGTCGTCGGTACGGTGTGGAGGCCCTGCTGCACCGACAGCTCAGGGAGAGGAGGCAGGCTGTGACAGAAGGAGCACCTCAG CCTCACACGAGAACAGTGTATGAGAAGTGTATCTCCTTTGTGGAGGGAACTCGATGTACCAACCCCTGCCTGCCCATGACCCGGCACTGTGTCTCAC ATATCTACCAAGACAGCAATCAGGTACTTTTCAAAATGTGTCCAGGCCTCAAAGACGTCCCGTGTGACCGCACCGTGCACATGGGTCAGACCGACGACCCTCGCTGCCCTCTCCACCTCGCCCTGCCTCCGCCCATGTTCCAGCCTGAGCAGGAGCCGCCCCCGCAGGAGCCCATCACCACAGCTAGTAGAGACATGTATCTGAGTGCAGCAGAGCTCCAGCCCACAGAGAGTCTTCCTCTAGAGTTCAGTGAT GACCTGGATGTGGAAGGGGATGGCATGCAAGGCCCTCCGTCCCCCCTTCAGTTTGACACAGCCCTGGCCCTGGAAGACCAGACCATCAGAGCCATCGCGGAGGCCCCGATGGACATCCTGACCGGAGAAGACCCAGACCAGGTGGACCTGGACGCCTCGGGACAGGAGCTCTCAGAGAGAGACGTGGATTCCATCATGGATGACCAG
- the kansl2 gene encoding KAT8 regulatory NSL complex subunit 2 isoform X2 — protein MNRIRIHVLPSSRSRVAQTPRPQEPQLCSFTQRPCSHPRLEGFEFCIKHILEDKNAPYKQCSYVSAKNGKRCPNASPKVERKDGVTFCAEHARRNAMALRAQMRKSTSNPSPEVLLSQLSGYNRAETNSADGSRSEASRILEDESLSEEEQVPLVLDQTWRGDPDSDGDSVDSDHEDPLKHAGVYTAEEVALITREKLIRLQSLYIDQFKRLQHLLKEKKRRYLHNRKVEHESLGSSLLTGPEGLSMKERENLKKLKALRRYRRRYGVEALLHRQLRERRQAVTEGAPQPHTRTVYEKCISFVEGTRCTNPCLPMTRHCVSHIYQDSNQVLFKMCPGLKDVPCDRTVHMGQTDDPRCPLHLALPPPMFQPEQEPPPQEPITTASRDMYLSAAELQPTESLPLEFSDL, from the exons ATGAACCGGATAAGAATCCACGTTTTGCCTTCAAGTCGGAGCCGGGTGGCTCAGACGCCTCGTCCCCAGGAGCCCCAGCTGTGCTCCTTCACGCAGCGGCCGTGCTCTCACCCCCGTCTGGAGGGCTTCGAGTTCTGCATCAAACACATCCTGGAGGACAAGAACGCCCCGTACAAGCAGTGCAGCTATGTCTCTGCCAAGAACGGCAAGCGCTGCCCCAATGCTTCACCTAAGGTCGAGAGGAAAGACGG CGTGACGTTCTGTGCAGAGCATGCTCGCAGAAACGCCATGGCCCTCCGAGCTCAGATGAGGAAGTCTACTTCCAATCCATCCCCAGAGGTACTTCTGTCCCAGCTGAGTGGGTACAACCGTGCAGAGACAAACAGCGCTGACGGGAGCCGGTCTGAAGCTAGCCGTATCCTAG AGGATGAGAGTCTGAGTGAGGAGGAGCAGGTTCCGTTGGTACTAGACCAGACGTGGAGAGGAGACCCTGACAGTGACGGAGACAGTGTGGACAGTGATCATGAAGATCCTCTGAA ACATGCAGGAGTTTACACAGCAGAGGAGGTGGCCCTCATCACTCGAGAAAAGCTCATCAGGCTCCAGTCTCTGTACATCGACCAGTTCAAACGGCTGCAGCACCTGCTCAAGGAGAAGAAGCGTAGATACTTGCATAACCGCAAAGTGGAGCACGAAAGTCTTG GGAGCAGCCTGCTGACAGGACCTGAAGGTCTGTCTatgaaggagagggagaacCTGAAGAAGCTCAAAGCCCTGCGCCGGTACCGTCGTCGGTACGGTGTGGAGGCCCTGCTGCACCGACAGCTCAGGGAGAGGAGGCAGGCTGTGACAGAAGGAGCACCTCAG CCTCACACGAGAACAGTGTATGAGAAGTGTATCTCCTTTGTGGAGGGAACTCGATGTACCAACCCCTGCCTGCCCATGACCCGGCACTGTGTCTCAC ATATCTACCAAGACAGCAATCAGGTACTTTTCAAAATGTGTCCAGGCCTCAAAGACGTCCCGTGTGACCGCACCGTGCACATGGGTCAGACCGACGACCCTCGCTGCCCTCTCCACCTCGCCCTGCCTCCGCCCATGTTCCAGCCTGAGCAGGAGCCGCCCCCGCAGGAGCCCATCACCACAGCTAGTAGAGACATGTATCTGAGTGCAGCAGAGCTCCAGCCCACAGAGAGTCTTCCTCTAGAGTTCAGTGAT CTTTGA